In Pangasianodon hypophthalmus isolate fPanHyp1 chromosome 29, fPanHyp1.pri, whole genome shotgun sequence, one genomic interval encodes:
- the LOC128317698 gene encoding meiosis inhibitor protein 1 isoform X10, with the protein MAAVDIDVVYEKIHHRHDPRWCARAGPGRDVGAGARASVRVCVACVIELIDSQEVSAVRKAVALAGVGELLKTEGVMREILQQDDRVCVHFTSSLLMCVLESVCARMVSADEELKAAVCYVFRGVWESELALHSLPHTLRDRVCVFLLHTLTHACSHQLIINCLGLLLLMLRSGETVCILMNQGEETQHPELQHSSLPLILKRLLLSGDESLQVASVQCVCAVLNHSTQYCTSFIHDDIPEFLFERLSSSNDVLLWCVYSCVLLLCEDSLFFSQCHSVYGIESLVRSLKASLKLSNVEVPKQGLQLLTVILEKQPAGVRLFPIGPAFVGVAEVVIGGVASPCLRVATQAARAATALMKMHHQSTPVHYGELKKIMEALSCRFTELPSRAISQRRRCFADSESSSQSAKAGAFFMQALVCFHEACRLVEECVCEANVKESPLTAADQQNEDTLESVCVCLLKCCDTAYIPTVTRVCERIPSPRVLQLFLSILSVQFSLSPSLMPAFANKLASSGFIRLTLENKALLCSGNRHTSLNIACCGFLLKLCMCLLSQPDLETHSQHLGVEEVECVLRECLPSLYYHVCDWPSVLSEVPVANQNTRYCLLHLLYLSLIHGDRLLPDATVFSSVVEFNSAVVEQCDTLPPSVLQSVLYLLSETQESSSDLDWPSLKSIIKFLSSTPPSSSPLSVPHPSLLRFIFRYPELAERFGTTVLIGWLKRGKGGKDLDPEQTVLMELLEKNPSVLLTMLGVVFEEEEEVAECAVSVIKRFLTVQQNCSSVSPSLLKTSLLQVLPKLNWDSSTVVRGVCLMLEVLCVVQTNSTVHTDMDHTDFKLLYHISNLVGKMKCSNTEYLLPALNYLYCCLALSPTHTADRVVSMLLCNTGLMELLQTLLDLSQSSSSSSSSPSSPSSPVICCSLLLLSSLITLQHTHSAQVHKSVCLELESVVRTLMFWKRHTDSLLLGCTVRLLQAVLDVDLCSPVVCVSECVELHPLSYRGAISFTTALQSLLLQKQEMLLSASVNCLNSLIRFLNRGRPAIVQHVVCQPWNRFLLYSLLNSGEYLTLHPATLRLLTLLVRWSGDGVQWESDVVCVCETAERRGVKELRGNTIHTLKRLLIEQDQKVSSDFSILRHVCPVLSLHQGASLSGASAGSSGFRGTAALLPGPPRLVEHLTHSS; encoded by the exons ATGGCGGCTGTAGACATAGACGTCGTGTATGAGAAGATTCACCACAGACACGATCCGCGGTGGTGCGCGCGCGCGGGACCCGGACGTGACGTAGGAGCGGGCGCGAGGGCGAGCGTCAGGGTGTGTGTCGCGTGCGTCATCGAGCTGATTGACAGCCAGGAAGTGTCT gcggtGCGTAAGGCGGTGGCTCTGGCGGGTGTAGGAGAGCTGCTGAAGACTGAAGGAGTGATGAGGGAAATCCTGCAGCAGGACGAccgagtgtgtgtacatttcacCTCCTCATTACTCA tgtgtgtgctggagagtgtgtgtgcgcggatGGTGAGTGCGGATGAGGAGCTGAAGGCGGCGGTGTGTTACGTGTTCCGTGGTGTGTGGGAGTCGGAGCTGGCGCTTCATTctctgccacacacactcagggacagagtgtgtgtgttcctgctacacacactcacacacgcctgCTCGCACCAACTCATCATCAACTgcctcg ggctgCTGTTACTGATGCTGCGTTCAGGAGAGACAGTGTGTATTCTGATGAATCAGGGAGAAGAAACACAGCATCCAGAGCTCCAACACTCTTCACTACCACTCATATTAAagagg ttgttgtTGAGTGGTGATGAGTCTCTGCAGGTggccagtgttcagtgtgtgtgtgctgtactgAATCACTCCACTCAGTACTGCACCTCCTTCATACACGACGACATACCAG agttcCTGTTTGAGCGCTTGAGCAGCAGTAACGACGTGCTCCTGTggtgtgtgtacagctgtgtgttGCTGCTGTGTGAAGACTCGCTGTTTTTCTCGCAGTGCCACTCGGTTTACG ggatcGAGTCTCTGGTGCGCAGTCTGAAGGCATCACTGAAGCTGTCTAATGTGGAAGTACCGAAACAGGGCCTACAGCTGCTTACAGTTATACTGGagaa gcagCCGGCAGGTGTGCGTCTGTTCCCGATTGGTCCAGCgtttgtgggtgtggctgaaGTGGTGATAGGGGGCGTGGCTTCACCCTGTCTCAGAGTAGCCACCCAGGCAGCACGAGCAGCTACTGCACTGatgaa gatgcaTCACCAGTCCACTCCAGTGCATTATGGAGAATTAAAAAAGATCATGGAGGCTTTGTCATGCAGATTCACGGAGTTACCATCACGGGCCATCTCACAAcgcaga agGTGTTTTGCAGATTCTGAGTCCAGTTCTCAGTCTGCCAAAGCAGGAGCGTTTTTTATGCAGGCACTGGTCTGCTTTCATGAGGCCTGCAg gctggtggaggagtgtgtgtgtgaggccaaTGTGAAGGAAAGTCCTTTAACAGCAGCAGACCAGCAGAATGAGGACACActggagtctgtgtgtgtgtgtttgctgaagtGCTGTGATACAGCGTACATTCCTACAGTTACT agagtgtgtgagcgcaTCCCCAGTCCTCGGGTTCTGCAGCTCTTCCTCTCCATTCTCTCTGTGCAgttctctctctcgccctcacTCATGCCTGCCTTTGCCAACAAGCttg CCTCCTCAGGTTTCATTAGACTGACTCTAGAAAACAAGGCTCTTCTGTGTTCAGGAAACAG ACACACATCTCTAAACATAGCTTGCTGTGGTTTTCTTCTGAAACTCTGTATGTGTTTACTGTCTCAGCCTGATCTGGAGACCCACAGCCAGCACctag gtgttgaggaggtggagtgtgtgttgcgtgAGTGTTTGCCCTCTCTGTACTATCATGTGTGTGATTGGCCATCGGTGCTGAGCGAGGTTCCAGTAGCTAATCAGAACACACGGTACTGCTTACTGCACCTGCTGTATCTCTCACTGATCCATGGTGACAG gttgCTCCCGGATGCTACAGTGTTCTCCAGTGTAGTAGAGTTTAATAGCGCAGTAGTGGAACAGTGTGATACTCTTCCTCCATCAGTACTGCAGTCAGTTCTTTATCTGCTGTCAGAAACACAGGAGAGCAGCTCTGATCTAGACTGG ccttcTCTGAAGAGCATCATCAAGTTCCTGTCATCCACACCTCCATCCTCTTCTCCTCTGTCCGTCCCTCATCCCTCACTCCTGCGCTTCATCTTCCGTTACCCCGAGCTGGCCGAGCGGTTTGGGACGACGGTTCTGATCGGGTGGCTGAAAAGAGGGAAAGGTGGAAAAGATCTGGATCCTGAGCAGACAGTACTGATGGAGCTCCTGGAGAAGAACCCTTCTGTTCTGTTAACAATGCTG ggtGTGGTGtttgaggaggaggaggaagtagctgagtgtgcagtgagtgtgaTTAAGAGGTTTCTGACGGTTCAGCAGAACTGTAGCTCTGTTTCTCCATCACTGCTCAAAACATCACTGCTGCAGGTACTGCCGAAACTCAACTGGGATAGcagcacag taGTCCGTGGTGTGTGTCTGATGTTGGAGGTACTGTGTGTGGTGCAGACGAACTCTACAGTTCACACTGATATGGACCACACTGACTTCAAACTGCTGTATcaca tcagtaATCTTGTTGGAAAGATGAAGTGCAGTAACACAGAATATCTGCTACCGGCATTAAACTACCTTTACTGCTGTCTGGCTCTgtctcctacacacactgctgaccgag ttgtaTCCATGTTGCTGTGTAACACAGGTCTGATGGAGTTATTACAGACTCTGCTGGATCTCTCTcaatcctcctcatcctcatcttcatcaccttcatcaccttcatcacctgTCATCTGCTGCTCCCTCCTCTTGCTCAGCTCCCTCATTActctacagcacacacactctgcacag gtccataagagtgtgtgtttagagttAGAGAGTGTTGTGAGAACCCTCATGTTCTGGAAGAGACATACTGACAGCCTGCTGCtgg GGTGTACAGTGCGTCTACTGCAGGCCGTGTTGGATGTGGACCTGTGCTctcctgtagtgtgtgtgtcagagtgtgtagAGCTTCATCCTCTCAGCTACAGAGGAGCAATCAGCTtcaccacagcactgcagaGTCTActgctgcag aagcAGGAGATGCTCCTCAGTGCGTCTGTGAACTGTCTGAACTCACTCATACGCTTCCTGAACAGAGGGAGACCAGCTATAg ttcagcATGTGGTGTGTCAGCCCTGGAATCGTTTCTTGCTCTACTCTCTGCTGAATTCAGGCGAATATCTCACACTGCACCCAGCAACACTCCGCTTACTGACtctg
- the LOC128317698 gene encoding meiosis inhibitor protein 1 isoform X4, with protein MAAVDIDVVYEKIHHRHDPRWCARAGPGRDVGAGARASVRVCVACVIELIDSQEVSAVRKAVALAGVGELLKTEGVMREILQQDDRVCVHFTSSLLKMLQCVEDPSTLDRVMQVLVQLLLDLKVEQLVQHVMNELQTQLCDVKWLVVCVMFLGKLLDAVPAVGHMLSTSHLCVLESVCARMVSADEELKAAVCYVFRGVWESELALHSLPHTLRDRVCVFLLHTLTHACSHQLIINCLGLLLLMLRSGETVCILMNQGEETQHPELQHSSLPLILKRLLLSGDESLQVASVQCVCAVLNHSTQYCTSFIHDDIPEFLFERLSSSNDVLLWCVYSCVLLLCEDSLFFSQCHSVYGIESLVRSLKASLKLSNVEVPKQGLQLLTVILEKQPAGVRLFPIGPAFVGVAEVVIGGVASPCLRVATQAARAATALMKMHHQSTPVHYGELKKIMEALSCRFTELPSRAISQRRRCFADSESSSQSAKAGAFFMQALVCFHEACRLVEECVCEANVKESPLTAADQQNEDTLESVCVCLLKCCDTAYIPTVTRVCERIPSPRVLQLFLSILSVQFSLSPSLMPAFANKLASSGFIRLTLENKALLCSGNRHTSLNIACCGFLLKLCMCLLSQPDLETHSQHLGVEEVECVLRECLPSLYYHVCDWPSVLSEVPVANQNTRYCLLHLLYLSLIHGDRLLPDATVFSSVVEFNSAVVEQCDTLPPSVLQSVLYLLSETQESSSDLDWPSLKSIIKFLSSTPPSSSPLSVPHPSLLRFIFRYPELAERFGTTVLIGWLKRGKGGKDLDPEQTVLMELLEKNPSVLLTMLGVVFEEEEEVAECAVSVIKRFLTVQQNCSSVSPSLLKTSLLQVLPKLNWDSSTVVRGVCLMLEVLCVVQTNSTVHTDMDHTDFKLLYHISNLVGKMKCSNTEYLLPALNYLYCCLALSPTHTADRVVSMLLCNTGLMELLQTLLDLSQSSSSSSSSPSSPSSPVICCSLLLLSSLITLQHTHSAQVHKSVCLELESVVRTLMFWKRHTDSLLLGCTVRLLQAVLDVDLCSPVVCVSECVELHPLSYRGAISFTTALQSLLLQKQEMLLSASVNCLNSLIRFLNRGRPAIVQHVVCQPWNRFLLYSLLNSGEYLTLHPATLRLLTLLVRWSGDGVQWESDVVCVCETAERRGVKELRGNTIHTLKRLLIEARLSRALSPPGGVSVRCLSWFLWFQRNSSSTPRPSSIS; from the exons ATGGCGGCTGTAGACATAGACGTCGTGTATGAGAAGATTCACCACAGACACGATCCGCGGTGGTGCGCGCGCGCGGGACCCGGACGTGACGTAGGAGCGGGCGCGAGGGCGAGCGTCAGGGTGTGTGTCGCGTGCGTCATCGAGCTGATTGACAGCCAGGAAGTGTCT gcggtGCGTAAGGCGGTGGCTCTGGCGGGTGTAGGAGAGCTGCTGAAGACTGAAGGAGTGATGAGGGAAATCCTGCAGCAGGACGAccgagtgtgtgtacatttcacCTCCTCATTACTCA agatgCTGCAGTGTGTGGAAGATCCTTCTACGCTGGACAGGGTGATGCAGG tgctgGTTCAGCTGTTGTTGGATCTGAAGGTAGAGCAGTTAGTGCAACACGTGATGAATGAGCTCCAAACacag ctgtgtgatgtgaagtggttggtggtgtgtgtgatgtttctgGGTAAGCTGCTGGATGCTGTTCCTGCAGTAGGCCACATGCTGAGCACCTCACACT tgtgtgtgctggagagtgtgtgtgcgcggatGGTGAGTGCGGATGAGGAGCTGAAGGCGGCGGTGTGTTACGTGTTCCGTGGTGTGTGGGAGTCGGAGCTGGCGCTTCATTctctgccacacacactcagggacagagtgtgtgtgttcctgctacacacactcacacacgcctgCTCGCACCAACTCATCATCAACTgcctcg ggctgCTGTTACTGATGCTGCGTTCAGGAGAGACAGTGTGTATTCTGATGAATCAGGGAGAAGAAACACAGCATCCAGAGCTCCAACACTCTTCACTACCACTCATATTAAagagg ttgttgtTGAGTGGTGATGAGTCTCTGCAGGTggccagtgttcagtgtgtgtgtgctgtactgAATCACTCCACTCAGTACTGCACCTCCTTCATACACGACGACATACCAG agttcCTGTTTGAGCGCTTGAGCAGCAGTAACGACGTGCTCCTGTggtgtgtgtacagctgtgtgttGCTGCTGTGTGAAGACTCGCTGTTTTTCTCGCAGTGCCACTCGGTTTACG ggatcGAGTCTCTGGTGCGCAGTCTGAAGGCATCACTGAAGCTGTCTAATGTGGAAGTACCGAAACAGGGCCTACAGCTGCTTACAGTTATACTGGagaa gcagCCGGCAGGTGTGCGTCTGTTCCCGATTGGTCCAGCgtttgtgggtgtggctgaaGTGGTGATAGGGGGCGTGGCTTCACCCTGTCTCAGAGTAGCCACCCAGGCAGCACGAGCAGCTACTGCACTGatgaa gatgcaTCACCAGTCCACTCCAGTGCATTATGGAGAATTAAAAAAGATCATGGAGGCTTTGTCATGCAGATTCACGGAGTTACCATCACGGGCCATCTCACAAcgcaga agGTGTTTTGCAGATTCTGAGTCCAGTTCTCAGTCTGCCAAAGCAGGAGCGTTTTTTATGCAGGCACTGGTCTGCTTTCATGAGGCCTGCAg gctggtggaggagtgtgtgtgtgaggccaaTGTGAAGGAAAGTCCTTTAACAGCAGCAGACCAGCAGAATGAGGACACActggagtctgtgtgtgtgtgtttgctgaagtGCTGTGATACAGCGTACATTCCTACAGTTACT agagtgtgtgagcgcaTCCCCAGTCCTCGGGTTCTGCAGCTCTTCCTCTCCATTCTCTCTGTGCAgttctctctctcgccctcacTCATGCCTGCCTTTGCCAACAAGCttg CCTCCTCAGGTTTCATTAGACTGACTCTAGAAAACAAGGCTCTTCTGTGTTCAGGAAACAG ACACACATCTCTAAACATAGCTTGCTGTGGTTTTCTTCTGAAACTCTGTATGTGTTTACTGTCTCAGCCTGATCTGGAGACCCACAGCCAGCACctag gtgttgaggaggtggagtgtgtgttgcgtgAGTGTTTGCCCTCTCTGTACTATCATGTGTGTGATTGGCCATCGGTGCTGAGCGAGGTTCCAGTAGCTAATCAGAACACACGGTACTGCTTACTGCACCTGCTGTATCTCTCACTGATCCATGGTGACAG gttgCTCCCGGATGCTACAGTGTTCTCCAGTGTAGTAGAGTTTAATAGCGCAGTAGTGGAACAGTGTGATACTCTTCCTCCATCAGTACTGCAGTCAGTTCTTTATCTGCTGTCAGAAACACAGGAGAGCAGCTCTGATCTAGACTGG ccttcTCTGAAGAGCATCATCAAGTTCCTGTCATCCACACCTCCATCCTCTTCTCCTCTGTCCGTCCCTCATCCCTCACTCCTGCGCTTCATCTTCCGTTACCCCGAGCTGGCCGAGCGGTTTGGGACGACGGTTCTGATCGGGTGGCTGAAAAGAGGGAAAGGTGGAAAAGATCTGGATCCTGAGCAGACAGTACTGATGGAGCTCCTGGAGAAGAACCCTTCTGTTCTGTTAACAATGCTG ggtGTGGTGtttgaggaggaggaggaagtagctgagtgtgcagtgagtgtgaTTAAGAGGTTTCTGACGGTTCAGCAGAACTGTAGCTCTGTTTCTCCATCACTGCTCAAAACATCACTGCTGCAGGTACTGCCGAAACTCAACTGGGATAGcagcacag taGTCCGTGGTGTGTGTCTGATGTTGGAGGTACTGTGTGTGGTGCAGACGAACTCTACAGTTCACACTGATATGGACCACACTGACTTCAAACTGCTGTATcaca tcagtaATCTTGTTGGAAAGATGAAGTGCAGTAACACAGAATATCTGCTACCGGCATTAAACTACCTTTACTGCTGTCTGGCTCTgtctcctacacacactgctgaccgag ttgtaTCCATGTTGCTGTGTAACACAGGTCTGATGGAGTTATTACAGACTCTGCTGGATCTCTCTcaatcctcctcatcctcatcttcatcaccttcatcaccttcatcacctgTCATCTGCTGCTCCCTCCTCTTGCTCAGCTCCCTCATTActctacagcacacacactctgcacag gtccataagagtgtgtgtttagagttAGAGAGTGTTGTGAGAACCCTCATGTTCTGGAAGAGACATACTGACAGCCTGCTGCtgg GGTGTACAGTGCGTCTACTGCAGGCCGTGTTGGATGTGGACCTGTGCTctcctgtagtgtgtgtgtcagagtgtgtagAGCTTCATCCTCTCAGCTACAGAGGAGCAATCAGCTtcaccacagcactgcagaGTCTActgctgcag aagcAGGAGATGCTCCTCAGTGCGTCTGTGAACTGTCTGAACTCACTCATACGCTTCCTGAACAGAGGGAGACCAGCTATAg ttcagcATGTGGTGTGTCAGCCCTGGAATCGTTTCTTGCTCTACTCTCTGCTGAATTCAGGCGAATATCTCACACTGCACCCAGCAACACTCCGCTTACTGACtctg
- the LOC128317698 gene encoding meiosis inhibitor protein 1 isoform X7, which translates to MAAVDIDVVYEKIHHRHDPRWCARAGPGRDVGAGARASVRVCVACVIELIDSQEVSAVRKAVALAGVGELLKTEGVMREILQQDDRVCVHFTSSLLKMLQCVEDPSTLDRVMQVCVLESVCARMVSADEELKAAVCYVFRGVWESELALHSLPHTLRDRVCVFLLHTLTHACSHQLIINCLGLLLLMLRSGETVCILMNQGEETQHPELQHSSLPLILKRLLLSGDESLQVASVQCVCAVLNHSTQYCTSFIHDDIPEFLFERLSSSNDVLLWCVYSCVLLLCEDSLFFSQCHSVYGIESLVRSLKASLKLSNVEVPKQGLQLLTVILEKQPAGVRLFPIGPAFVGVAEVVIGGVASPCLRVATQAARAATALMKMHHQSTPVHYGELKKIMEALSCRFTELPSRAISQRRRCFADSESSSQSAKAGAFFMQALVCFHEACRLVEECVCEANVKESPLTAADQQNEDTLESVCVCLLKCCDTAYIPTVTRVCERIPSPRVLQLFLSILSVQFSLSPSLMPAFANKLASSGFIRLTLENKALLCSGNRHTSLNIACCGFLLKLCMCLLSQPDLETHSQHLGVEEVECVLRECLPSLYYHVCDWPSVLSEVPVANQNTRYCLLHLLYLSLIHGDRLLPDATVFSSVVEFNSAVVEQCDTLPPSVLQSVLYLLSETQESSSDLDWPSLKSIIKFLSSTPPSSSPLSVPHPSLLRFIFRYPELAERFGTTVLIGWLKRGKGGKDLDPEQTVLMELLEKNPSVLLTMLGVVFEEEEEVAECAVSVIKRFLTVQQNCSSVSPSLLKTSLLQVLPKLNWDSSTVVRGVCLMLEVLCVVQTNSTVHTDMDHTDFKLLYHISNLVGKMKCSNTEYLLPALNYLYCCLALSPTHTADRVVSMLLCNTGLMELLQTLLDLSQSSSSSSSSPSSPSSPVICCSLLLLSSLITLQHTHSAQVHKSVCLELESVVRTLMFWKRHTDSLLLGCTVRLLQAVLDVDLCSPVVCVSECVELHPLSYRGAISFTTALQSLLLQKQEMLLSASVNCLNSLIRFLNRGRPAIVQHVVCQPWNRFLLYSLLNSGEYLTLHPATLRLLTLLVRWSGDGVQWESDVVCVCETAERRGVKELRGNTIHTLKRLLIEQDQKVSSDFSILRHVCPVLSLHQGASLSGASAGSSGFRGTAALLPGPPRLVEHLTHSS; encoded by the exons ATGGCGGCTGTAGACATAGACGTCGTGTATGAGAAGATTCACCACAGACACGATCCGCGGTGGTGCGCGCGCGCGGGACCCGGACGTGACGTAGGAGCGGGCGCGAGGGCGAGCGTCAGGGTGTGTGTCGCGTGCGTCATCGAGCTGATTGACAGCCAGGAAGTGTCT gcggtGCGTAAGGCGGTGGCTCTGGCGGGTGTAGGAGAGCTGCTGAAGACTGAAGGAGTGATGAGGGAAATCCTGCAGCAGGACGAccgagtgtgtgtacatttcacCTCCTCATTACTCA agatgCTGCAGTGTGTGGAAGATCCTTCTACGCTGGACAGGGTGATGCAGG tgtgtgtgctggagagtgtgtgtgcgcggatGGTGAGTGCGGATGAGGAGCTGAAGGCGGCGGTGTGTTACGTGTTCCGTGGTGTGTGGGAGTCGGAGCTGGCGCTTCATTctctgccacacacactcagggacagagtgtgtgtgttcctgctacacacactcacacacgcctgCTCGCACCAACTCATCATCAACTgcctcg ggctgCTGTTACTGATGCTGCGTTCAGGAGAGACAGTGTGTATTCTGATGAATCAGGGAGAAGAAACACAGCATCCAGAGCTCCAACACTCTTCACTACCACTCATATTAAagagg ttgttgtTGAGTGGTGATGAGTCTCTGCAGGTggccagtgttcagtgtgtgtgtgctgtactgAATCACTCCACTCAGTACTGCACCTCCTTCATACACGACGACATACCAG agttcCTGTTTGAGCGCTTGAGCAGCAGTAACGACGTGCTCCTGTggtgtgtgtacagctgtgtgttGCTGCTGTGTGAAGACTCGCTGTTTTTCTCGCAGTGCCACTCGGTTTACG ggatcGAGTCTCTGGTGCGCAGTCTGAAGGCATCACTGAAGCTGTCTAATGTGGAAGTACCGAAACAGGGCCTACAGCTGCTTACAGTTATACTGGagaa gcagCCGGCAGGTGTGCGTCTGTTCCCGATTGGTCCAGCgtttgtgggtgtggctgaaGTGGTGATAGGGGGCGTGGCTTCACCCTGTCTCAGAGTAGCCACCCAGGCAGCACGAGCAGCTACTGCACTGatgaa gatgcaTCACCAGTCCACTCCAGTGCATTATGGAGAATTAAAAAAGATCATGGAGGCTTTGTCATGCAGATTCACGGAGTTACCATCACGGGCCATCTCACAAcgcaga agGTGTTTTGCAGATTCTGAGTCCAGTTCTCAGTCTGCCAAAGCAGGAGCGTTTTTTATGCAGGCACTGGTCTGCTTTCATGAGGCCTGCAg gctggtggaggagtgtgtgtgtgaggccaaTGTGAAGGAAAGTCCTTTAACAGCAGCAGACCAGCAGAATGAGGACACActggagtctgtgtgtgtgtgtttgctgaagtGCTGTGATACAGCGTACATTCCTACAGTTACT agagtgtgtgagcgcaTCCCCAGTCCTCGGGTTCTGCAGCTCTTCCTCTCCATTCTCTCTGTGCAgttctctctctcgccctcacTCATGCCTGCCTTTGCCAACAAGCttg CCTCCTCAGGTTTCATTAGACTGACTCTAGAAAACAAGGCTCTTCTGTGTTCAGGAAACAG ACACACATCTCTAAACATAGCTTGCTGTGGTTTTCTTCTGAAACTCTGTATGTGTTTACTGTCTCAGCCTGATCTGGAGACCCACAGCCAGCACctag gtgttgaggaggtggagtgtgtgttgcgtgAGTGTTTGCCCTCTCTGTACTATCATGTGTGTGATTGGCCATCGGTGCTGAGCGAGGTTCCAGTAGCTAATCAGAACACACGGTACTGCTTACTGCACCTGCTGTATCTCTCACTGATCCATGGTGACAG gttgCTCCCGGATGCTACAGTGTTCTCCAGTGTAGTAGAGTTTAATAGCGCAGTAGTGGAACAGTGTGATACTCTTCCTCCATCAGTACTGCAGTCAGTTCTTTATCTGCTGTCAGAAACACAGGAGAGCAGCTCTGATCTAGACTGG ccttcTCTGAAGAGCATCATCAAGTTCCTGTCATCCACACCTCCATCCTCTTCTCCTCTGTCCGTCCCTCATCCCTCACTCCTGCGCTTCATCTTCCGTTACCCCGAGCTGGCCGAGCGGTTTGGGACGACGGTTCTGATCGGGTGGCTGAAAAGAGGGAAAGGTGGAAAAGATCTGGATCCTGAGCAGACAGTACTGATGGAGCTCCTGGAGAAGAACCCTTCTGTTCTGTTAACAATGCTG ggtGTGGTGtttgaggaggaggaggaagtagctgagtgtgcagtgagtgtgaTTAAGAGGTTTCTGACGGTTCAGCAGAACTGTAGCTCTGTTTCTCCATCACTGCTCAAAACATCACTGCTGCAGGTACTGCCGAAACTCAACTGGGATAGcagcacag taGTCCGTGGTGTGTGTCTGATGTTGGAGGTACTGTGTGTGGTGCAGACGAACTCTACAGTTCACACTGATATGGACCACACTGACTTCAAACTGCTGTATcaca tcagtaATCTTGTTGGAAAGATGAAGTGCAGTAACACAGAATATCTGCTACCGGCATTAAACTACCTTTACTGCTGTCTGGCTCTgtctcctacacacactgctgaccgag ttgtaTCCATGTTGCTGTGTAACACAGGTCTGATGGAGTTATTACAGACTCTGCTGGATCTCTCTcaatcctcctcatcctcatcttcatcaccttcatcaccttcatcacctgTCATCTGCTGCTCCCTCCTCTTGCTCAGCTCCCTCATTActctacagcacacacactctgcacag gtccataagagtgtgtgtttagagttAGAGAGTGTTGTGAGAACCCTCATGTTCTGGAAGAGACATACTGACAGCCTGCTGCtgg GGTGTACAGTGCGTCTACTGCAGGCCGTGTTGGATGTGGACCTGTGCTctcctgtagtgtgtgtgtcagagtgtgtagAGCTTCATCCTCTCAGCTACAGAGGAGCAATCAGCTtcaccacagcactgcagaGTCTActgctgcag aagcAGGAGATGCTCCTCAGTGCGTCTGTGAACTGTCTGAACTCACTCATACGCTTCCTGAACAGAGGGAGACCAGCTATAg ttcagcATGTGGTGTGTCAGCCCTGGAATCGTTTCTTGCTCTACTCTCTGCTGAATTCAGGCGAATATCTCACACTGCACCCAGCAACACTCCGCTTACTGACtctg